A window of Costertonia aggregata contains these coding sequences:
- a CDS encoding TonB-dependent receptor — MLKTHLKKKVSLFILLLLLPFLYGIHAQDNASDVVSLAIYLQALENDFEIKFSYLDEDIDSLKISKPKAIDLDKILQDIQKQVPVIKIDKIDNRYYTISKRSLITICGTVLDNFEKNTVAGASIEILDSDTALITDVDGSFTLTDIPRKAILQIKYLGFRTKFINAEDLIRSSPCKSILLAPRVEELEEVIVYQFLTTGLAKKDDGSIQLNTNEFGILPGLIEPDVLQTVQALPGIKSINETVSDINIRGGTNDQNLILWDGIKVYQSGHFFGLISAFNPYLTEKVTIIKNGTSAQYGDGVSGVISMESINKISDKPFGGAGFNLINGDAYGQIPVNDKWGFQFSARRSATDFFNTPTYDQFFDRVFQDSELKVNNSPSTNREIIRDENFYFYDFTAKILYDINDNQKIRLSFLNINNNLDYQETDINSDESVFSFLDQTNLSFGGNLESKWTERLSSVVNTYYTKYNLDSQSVFPDPLQQLDQNNQVFETALKINTNYMISDRIHILNGYQFNEVGIINFTNVTQPPFSQNTKGVIRNHAIFNEIDYISSDQKLKARVGVRLNYIQNLGTFDEYILEPRLNINYALGKHFAVELLGEYKNQTTNQVVDLEQNFLGIEKRRWILSNGSTLPITKSKQGSIGFNYDRPKIYIGLEGFYKKVNGVSTATQGFQNQNQFNGEIGEYTIKGVEFLINKKTNDYSAWLSYTYNTNNYTFDAIIPDTFPNNLDVRHNVTFAGTYIYNNFKLSLGLNYRSGRPFTQPDANTPINTSVFPNRINYAEPNSSQLPEYLRADASAIYSFDLSSNIKATFGASVLNFTDRENILNTYYRITDSDGIETVENVSLGITPNFSFRVSF; from the coding sequence ATGCTGAAAACGCACCTTAAAAAAAAGGTATCCTTATTCATTTTATTGCTTCTGCTCCCTTTTTTATATGGGATTCATGCGCAGGACAACGCTTCTGACGTAGTATCCCTTGCTATTTATTTACAAGCATTGGAAAATGATTTTGAAATCAAATTCTCGTATCTCGACGAAGACATCGATAGTTTGAAAATTTCAAAACCAAAGGCGATAGACTTGGATAAAATTCTGCAGGATATCCAGAAACAAGTTCCCGTCATTAAAATCGATAAGATTGATAATCGCTATTACACCATCTCCAAACGTAGCTTGATAACTATCTGTGGAACGGTATTGGATAATTTTGAAAAAAATACGGTTGCTGGTGCATCAATTGAAATATTGGATAGCGATACGGCCTTGATTACTGATGTAGATGGCAGTTTTACCCTGACCGATATTCCGAGGAAGGCCATTCTTCAAATCAAATATTTAGGGTTTAGAACCAAATTCATAAACGCAGAGGATTTGATACGTTCAAGCCCCTGTAAATCCATTTTATTGGCACCACGGGTAGAGGAGCTGGAAGAAGTTATCGTTTATCAATTTCTTACCACGGGACTGGCCAAAAAAGATGATGGTAGCATTCAATTGAACACCAATGAATTTGGCATACTTCCCGGATTGATAGAGCCAGATGTGCTTCAGACCGTGCAGGCCCTGCCCGGCATCAAAAGTATTAACGAAACCGTATCCGACATCAATATAAGGGGAGGTACGAATGACCAAAACCTAATACTTTGGGATGGTATCAAAGTATATCAATCCGGTCATTTTTTTGGTTTGATATCTGCCTTTAACCCATATTTGACCGAAAAAGTCACCATTATTAAAAACGGAACAAGTGCCCAATATGGGGATGGCGTTAGCGGTGTCATCAGCATGGAATCCATAAACAAAATATCGGATAAACCCTTTGGCGGGGCAGGTTTCAACCTTATTAACGGGGATGCCTACGGGCAAATACCTGTAAATGATAAATGGGGTTTTCAGTTTTCCGCTAGACGTTCCGCGACCGATTTTTTCAACACCCCGACCTACGACCAATTTTTTGACAGGGTTTTTCAAGATAGTGAGTTAAAGGTGAACAACAGCCCTTCTACCAATCGTGAAATTATACGCGACGAAAATTTTTATTTTTATGACTTTACGGCTAAAATACTCTACGATATAAACGATAATCAAAAAATACGTCTAAGCTTTTTGAACATCAATAATAATTTGGATTACCAAGAGACCGATATCAATTCCGATGAATCGGTTTTTAGTTTTTTGGACCAGACCAATTTATCCTTTGGTGGGAATCTTGAAAGTAAATGGACAGAAAGATTATCATCTGTAGTTAATACGTATTACACAAAATACAACTTGGACTCCCAGAGTGTTTTTCCCGATCCCCTACAGCAATTGGACCAAAACAACCAAGTTTTTGAAACTGCGTTGAAAATAAATACAAATTATATGATATCGGATAGGATACATATACTTAACGGATACCAATTTAACGAGGTCGGTATCATCAATTTTACCAATGTAACCCAACCACCGTTTAGCCAAAATACAAAAGGAGTCATACGAAACCATGCCATTTTTAACGAGATAGATTATATCTCTTCTGACCAAAAACTCAAAGCTAGAGTGGGTGTCAGACTCAATTATATTCAAAATTTGGGCACTTTTGATGAATACATTCTAGAGCCACGGCTAAACATAAACTATGCATTGGGAAAACATTTTGCGGTAGAGTTACTGGGTGAATATAAAAATCAGACGACCAATCAGGTAGTAGACCTAGAACAGAATTTTTTGGGTATCGAAAAACGAAGGTGGATCTTATCTAACGGTAGCACCTTGCCCATTACCAAAAGCAAGCAAGGATCTATAGGTTTTAACTATGATAGGCCCAAGATATATATTGGTCTTGAGGGCTTTTATAAGAAAGTTAACGGTGTCAGCACTGCCACGCAAGGTTTTCAGAACCAAAATCAATTTAATGGGGAAATAGGTGAATATACAATCAAGGGAGTGGAGTTTCTTATCAACAAAAAAACCAATGACTACAGCGCATGGTTAAGCTATACCTACAACACGAACAATTATACTTTTGATGCCATTATTCCCGATACGTTCCCTAATAATCTAGATGTACGCCATAATGTGACGTTTGCCGGCACCTACATTTACAATAATTTTAAACTCAGTTTGGGGTTGAACTACCGAAGCGGAAGACCATTCACCCAGCCTGATGCCAATACCCCCATAAACACCTCTGTTTTTCCAAATCGAATAAACTATGCCGAACCCAATAGCAGCCAACTACCGGAATACCTACGTGCAGATGCATCGGCCATTTATAGTTTTGATTTGAGCAGCAACATTAAGGCTACGTTTGGAGCCTCTGTACTTAATTTCACTGACCGAGAGAATATTCTGAATACCTATTACCGCATTACCGATTCTGATGGTATCGAAACTGTTGAAAACGTCTCATTGGGTATTACGCCCAATTTTAGTTTTCGGGTATCTTTTTAA
- a CDS encoding bacteriorhodopsin-like, producing the protein MENFFGSISMVAKMATDDYVGFTFFVGCMAMMAASAFFFLSMNSFDRKWRTSILVSGLITFIAAVHYWYMRDYWSGFAESPTFFRYVDWILTVPLMCVEFFLILKVAGAKTSLMWRLIVLSVVMLVTGYIGEAVDRDNAWLWGLISGIAYFVIVYDIWLGKAKKLAVEAGGAVLTAHKTLCWFVLVGWAIYPIGYMAGTPGWYEGIFGGLDLNVVYNIGDAINKIGFGLVIYSLAVSQSNKTLEA; encoded by the coding sequence ATGGAAAATTTTTTCGGTTCAATTTCTATGGTAGCCAAAATGGCTACCGATGATTATGTAGGTTTTACATTCTTTGTTGGGTGTATGGCCATGATGGCGGCATCTGCTTTTTTCTTTTTATCGATGAACAGTTTCGACAGAAAATGGAGAACATCGATATTGGTGTCGGGCCTAATTACCTTCATCGCTGCGGTACATTATTGGTACATGCGTGATTACTGGTCAGGGTTTGCTGAATCTCCAACATTCTTCAGGTATGTAGACTGGATTCTTACAGTTCCCTTAATGTGCGTTGAATTCTTTTTGATCCTAAAAGTCGCAGGAGCAAAAACCTCTTTAATGTGGAGGCTCATCGTATTGTCTGTTGTGATGCTCGTTACCGGGTACATAGGTGAGGCGGTAGATAGGGATAATGCATGGTTATGGGGATTGATTTCAGGTATCGCTTACTTTGTTATCGTGTATGACATTTGGTTAGGAAAAGCTAAAAAGCTTGCGGTCGAAGCTGGTGGTGCCGTGTTGACGGCCCACAAAACATTGTGCTGGTTCGTGCTTGTAGGTTGGGCTATTTATCCTATTGGTTACATGGCAGGAACCCCAGGTTGGTACGAAGGCATATTTGGTGGACTGGATTTGAACGTGGTATACAACATTGGTGATGCTATCAATAAGATAGGATTTGGTCTGGTGATTTATTCTTTGGCCGTATCCCAAAGCAATAAAACTTTGGAGGCTTAA
- a CDS encoding zinc-dependent peptidase, producing the protein MFTVETFGKVFIIYVVCYLLYIIYYAVGLYQFNPFVKLKPLSDAEKAILSEHFPFYDRLPNIYKERCNSRIVWFRSKKKFVFYGNVNRREELKLVLSASAVMMTLGLKNFRMMRSLLRIIIYPSQYYSRIKKRHHLGEYNPKFKTVIFSADRIWDGFEVLDDNVNLAMHEFAHVLCFEMSGKRSWEARRFRVGLKKIRALFEEEAFRLKLVESNYFREYGMTNLHEFFSVASENYFETPSIFHKDFPELFYIIQRMLNFDFEVSCIINPFSADDEKQHL; encoded by the coding sequence ATGTTTACGGTAGAAACTTTTGGGAAGGTTTTCATAATTTATGTCGTTTGTTATCTATTGTACATTATTTACTATGCTGTTGGGCTATATCAATTTAATCCTTTCGTAAAATTAAAACCCTTGTCCGATGCCGAAAAGGCAATATTAAGTGAACATTTTCCATTTTACGATAGGTTGCCTAATATTTATAAAGAAAGGTGTAACTCAAGAATTGTTTGGTTTCGTAGCAAAAAGAAATTTGTGTTTTACGGGAATGTAAATAGGCGTGAGGAACTTAAGCTTGTATTGAGCGCAAGTGCGGTAATGATGACCTTAGGTCTCAAGAATTTTAGGATGATGCGCTCATTGTTACGCATCATCATTTACCCATCGCAATATTATTCCAGAATAAAAAAGAGGCATCATCTCGGGGAGTACAATCCCAAATTTAAGACAGTGATTTTTTCTGCGGACAGAATATGGGATGGTTTTGAGGTTTTGGACGATAATGTAAACTTGGCCATGCACGAGTTTGCACATGTACTCTGTTTTGAAATGAGCGGGAAGCGTAGTTGGGAAGCTCGAAGGTTTCGGGTTGGCCTCAAAAAAATAAGGGCTCTTTTTGAAGAGGAAGCATTTCGTCTAAAACTGGTAGAGTCTAATTATTTTAGGGAGTATGGTATGACGAACCTACACGAGTTTTTTTCGGTCGCTTCCGAAAATTATTTTGAGACCCCATCTATTTTTCATAAAGATTTTCCTGAGCTTTTTTATATCATTCAACGTATGCTCAATTTTGATTTTGAGGTTTCTTGTATTATCAATCCGTTTAGTGCGGATGATGAAAAACAGCACCTATAA
- a CDS encoding RNA polymerase sigma factor, translating to MLFKTNSKTVFNYIYYKFGNEEKANDAVQEAFVKLWENCAKVTPEKAKSYVYTVANNLYLNVIKAEKVRLKYANATNPVSNESPEFILEEKEFKQKLNTVLGNLPENQRTTFLLNRIDGKKYAEIAEMEGVSVKAIEKRMHLALKTIREQIEGI from the coding sequence ATGCTCTTTAAAACCAATTCAAAAACGGTTTTTAATTACATATATTATAAATTCGGTAATGAGGAAAAGGCAAACGATGCCGTTCAGGAAGCCTTTGTAAAGCTTTGGGAAAACTGTGCCAAAGTAACACCGGAAAAAGCAAAATCCTATGTGTATACTGTAGCCAATAATTTGTATTTAAACGTAATAAAGGCAGAAAAGGTAAGGTTAAAGTATGCCAATGCCACCAATCCCGTCTCCAACGAGTCTCCAGAATTTATTCTTGAGGAAAAAGAATTCAAACAAAAACTGAATACCGTTTTGGGCAATTTGCCCGAAAATCAACGCACTACTTTTTTACTGAATAGGATAGACGGGAAAAAATATGCTGAAATTGCTGAAATGGAAGGTGTAAGCGTTAAGGCCATTGAAAAGCGAATGCATTTGGCCCTAAAGACCATTAGGGAACAGATTGAAGGTATATGA
- a CDS encoding SDR family oxidoreductase, translating to MKILVTGANGYIGMRILPQLLDMGHEVVCAVRDASRLSVDKETREKVDIVEIDFLKDVEETKIPKDIDAAYFLIHSMSSSTKDFDEMEAKTAKNFNLYVKNTNIKQVIYLSGIVNDENLSKHLWSRRNVEEILYQGPFSLTVLKAGIIVGSGSSSFEIIRDLCEKLPVMITPKWVLTKTQPIAIRDVIKFLTGVLGNTKTYGESFDIAGPDVLTYKEMLHQYAKARGFKNWIYTVPVMTPKLSSYWLYFVTSTSYKLALNLVDSMKIEVVAKDNRLAKILNIKTHTYKEAIEMAFKKIEQNLVVSSWKDSMVSGRFKKNLEKYIQVPKYGVLKDVKKMKIDDSSRVLKRIWKIGGKTGWYYGDWLWKIRGFIDKLTGGVGLRRGRTHPDKIFPGDALDFWRVLLADKKAKRLLLFAEMKLPGEAWLEFKIDDDNILHQTATFRPRGLSGRLYWYSIVPFHYFIFGGMIRNIAKK from the coding sequence ATGAAAATTCTTGTCACGGGCGCCAACGGTTACATTGGCATGCGTATTCTCCCCCAATTATTGGATATGGGTCACGAAGTGGTATGTGCAGTTCGGGATGCATCACGCCTTTCGGTAGATAAAGAAACCAGGGAGAAGGTCGATATTGTCGAAATTGATTTTTTGAAAGACGTAGAAGAGACTAAAATTCCCAAAGACATTGATGCCGCTTATTTTTTGATTCATTCCATGAGCTCGTCCACAAAGGATTTTGACGAGATGGAAGCCAAGACTGCTAAAAATTTCAATCTGTATGTAAAAAACACCAATATAAAACAGGTAATATATTTGAGTGGTATCGTCAACGATGAAAACCTCTCCAAACACTTGTGGTCCCGAAGAAATGTGGAAGAAATATTATACCAAGGCCCTTTTAGCCTTACGGTGCTCAAGGCGGGCATAATCGTGGGTTCGGGAAGTTCTTCTTTTGAGATAATACGGGATTTGTGTGAAAAACTACCTGTCATGATAACACCAAAGTGGGTGCTCACCAAAACGCAGCCTATAGCCATACGTGACGTCATCAAATTTCTTACCGGTGTGCTGGGGAACACAAAAACCTATGGCGAATCTTTTGATATTGCAGGCCCCGATGTACTTACCTATAAAGAAATGCTTCATCAATACGCCAAGGCAAGAGGATTTAAAAATTGGATATATACCGTGCCCGTGATGACACCAAAATTATCCTCTTACTGGCTCTATTTTGTAACCTCAACTTCTTATAAATTGGCCCTGAATTTAGTGGACAGTATGAAGATCGAAGTAGTGGCAAAAGACAACAGATTGGCAAAAATCCTAAACATCAAAACACATACCTATAAAGAAGCCATTGAAATGGCGTTCAAAAAAATTGAACAGAATCTTGTTGTCAGTAGCTGGAAAGACAGCATGGTCAGTGGTCGTTTTAAAAAAAACCTGGAAAAATATATTCAGGTACCAAAATACGGCGTGCTCAAAGATGTTAAAAAAATGAAAATCGATGATTCCTCCAGGGTACTTAAAAGAATTTGGAAAATCGGAGGTAAAACGGGTTGGTACTACGGGGATTGGTTGTGGAAAATACGTGGTTTCATCGATAAGTTGACCGGTGGTGTAGGCTTGAGACGAGGGCGAACGCATCCAGATAAAATTTTTCCTGGTGATGCCCTTGATTTTTGGCGTGTACTATTGGCCGATAAAAAGGCAAAACGGCTTTTATTGTTCGCTGAAATGAAACTGCCCGGTGAAGCTTGGTTGGAATTTAAGATAGATGATGATAACATATTGCACCAAACGGCAACTTTTAGGCCCAGGGGGCTAAGCGGTAGACTGTATTGGTACAGCATAGTACCTTTTCATTATTTTATATTTGGTGGTATGATACGAAATATTGCAAAAAAGTAA
- the argS gene encoding arginine--tRNA ligase, producing the protein MNIQGVLTAKVKEAVLSMYKVDLPTVEFQPTRKDFEGDITAVIFPMLRFVKDNPVQIGEQIGGYLQEQVNAVSGFNVIKGFLNIVIDDGFYLDFFNDVKDDKRYGFVKPSDNAVMVEYSSPNTNKPLHLGHIRNNLLGYSVAEILKASGKKVYKTQIINDRGIHICKSMLAWQRFGNGETPQSTGLKGDKLVGNYYVAFDKAYKEQIAQKVALGIDSKVAEKEAPILLEAQEMLQKWEAGDEEIVALWKKMNGWVYEGFEETYKNLGVDFDTYYYESDTYLLGKDVVAAGIEKGVFYEKEDGSVWIDLTDEGLDEKIVLRSDGTAVYMTQDIGTAIQRVTDYPDVNGMVYTVGNEQDYHFKVLFLILKKLGFSWAEKLYHLSYGMVDLPSGKMKSREGTVVDADDLMKDMTQTAAHISEELGKLDDYSEAEKQDLYKMIGLGALKYYILKVDPKKRILFNPEESVDFQGNTGPFIQYTYARIQSILRKADELKIKLQDHVSLGTLHPKEKELIKHIQLFPETIQLAAENYSPALIANYTYDLVKEFNSFYQQVSILGESDQHKKVLRVQLSQKVGEVIQSAFGLLGINVPERM; encoded by the coding sequence ATGAATATTCAGGGAGTCCTTACCGCCAAAGTCAAAGAAGCTGTTTTATCTATGTACAAAGTTGATTTGCCAACAGTGGAGTTTCAACCCACCCGCAAGGATTTTGAGGGTGATATAACCGCGGTGATTTTTCCTATGCTCAGGTTTGTGAAAGATAATCCGGTTCAGATAGGGGAACAAATCGGGGGTTACTTACAGGAGCAAGTAAATGCTGTTTCGGGTTTTAATGTGATCAAAGGTTTTCTGAATATTGTTATAGATGATGGTTTTTACCTTGACTTCTTCAACGATGTAAAAGACGATAAAAGGTATGGTTTTGTAAAACCATCTGATAATGCCGTAATGGTAGAGTACTCATCGCCAAACACCAATAAACCTCTGCATCTAGGCCATATTCGCAATAACCTCTTGGGCTATTCCGTAGCTGAAATATTGAAGGCTTCGGGCAAAAAAGTATACAAGACCCAAATCATCAACGACCGCGGTATTCATATTTGTAAGAGCATGCTGGCATGGCAGCGATTTGGAAATGGTGAGACTCCGCAAAGTACAGGTCTTAAAGGGGATAAATTGGTAGGTAACTATTATGTGGCTTTTGATAAGGCATATAAGGAGCAAATAGCTCAAAAAGTGGCTTTGGGCATTGACTCAAAAGTAGCCGAAAAAGAGGCACCAATTTTGTTGGAAGCCCAAGAGATGCTACAAAAATGGGAAGCTGGTGACGAAGAAATAGTTGCTTTATGGAAAAAAATGAACGGTTGGGTGTATGAGGGGTTTGAAGAAACCTATAAAAACCTTGGGGTTGATTTTGATACATACTATTATGAAAGTGATACCTATCTTTTGGGAAAGGATGTGGTTGCGGCCGGTATTGAAAAAGGCGTTTTTTACGAAAAGGAAGATGGTAGTGTTTGGATAGACCTTACCGATGAAGGTTTGGACGAAAAAATTGTGTTACGTTCAGATGGTACGGCCGTTTACATGACCCAGGATATAGGTACTGCCATACAACGTGTTACCGATTATCCCGATGTAAATGGTATGGTGTATACCGTGGGCAACGAACAAGACTACCATTTTAAGGTGCTTTTTCTCATTTTAAAAAAACTTGGTTTTTCTTGGGCAGAAAAATTGTACCACCTAAGTTATGGTATGGTCGATTTGCCAAGCGGAAAAATGAAGAGCAGGGAAGGTACGGTTGTAGATGCCGATGATTTGATGAAGGATATGACCCAAACCGCTGCCCATATATCCGAAGAATTGGGTAAACTTGATGACTACTCCGAAGCTGAAAAACAAGACCTATATAAAATGATAGGCTTGGGTGCGTTGAAATACTATATTTTAAAAGTAGACCCGAAAAAACGTATTCTTTTTAATCCAGAGGAGTCGGTTGATTTTCAGGGGAATACCGGCCCTTTCATACAATATACCTATGCTAGGATACAATCAATTCTTAGAAAGGCAGATGAACTGAAAATAAAATTGCAAGACCATGTGAGCCTCGGAACTTTGCATCCAAAGGAAAAAGAACTTATAAAACATATTCAGTTATTTCCGGAAACCATTCAGTTGGCAGCAGAAAATTATAGTCCGGCATTAATTGCCAATTACACTTATGATTTGGTAAAGGAATTCAATTCATTCTATCAACAGGTATCCATCCTGGGCGAATCGGATCAGCACAAAAAGGTACTACGTGTTCAATTATCCCAGAAAGTTGGGGAGGTCATACAATCCGCTTTTGGTTTATTGGGTATAAATGTTCCCGAACGTATGTAG
- a CDS encoding FecR family protein — protein MQENYLAKWLNNELSEAELAEFKKSAEYPYYKRIIDTCDTFEVPEFNVDKALSEFKHAQKNDTTKVIPLWPFKKVMRVAAAIAILVAGSYFYINSLNETFVTDYAENTTVTLPDASEIILNADSEISYSEKDWDEKRNISLKGEAFFKVAKGKTFTVSTKNGTVTVLGTQFNVENRKGFFEVTCYEGLVSVTFQGKETKLPAGTTFLVINNEIQSANTPDTAQPSWLNNESSFTSIPLKYVLAEFQRQHNITVETKNVDTQQLYTGSFSNTDKNIALRSISVPSQIKFKLEGNKVLFYAENAP, from the coding sequence ATGCAAGAGAATTATTTGGCAAAATGGCTCAACAACGAACTCTCCGAGGCAGAATTGGCAGAATTTAAAAAATCTGCCGAATATCCGTACTACAAGAGAATCATAGATACTTGTGATACTTTTGAGGTCCCTGAATTTAATGTTGACAAAGCACTTTCCGAATTCAAGCATGCGCAAAAAAACGACACTACCAAAGTAATACCGTTGTGGCCGTTCAAAAAAGTAATGCGTGTTGCGGCCGCAATAGCCATATTGGTTGCGGGGTCATATTTTTACATAAATTCCCTCAACGAAACGTTTGTAACCGATTATGCCGAAAATACTACGGTAACCCTACCGGATGCATCAGAAATTATACTGAACGCGGATTCGGAAATCTCGTACAGTGAAAAAGATTGGGATGAAAAAAGAAATATTTCCCTTAAAGGGGAAGCTTTTTTTAAGGTAGCCAAAGGTAAAACATTCACAGTATCCACAAAAAATGGCACTGTTACCGTACTAGGAACCCAGTTCAACGTGGAAAACCGAAAAGGTTTTTTTGAAGTTACCTGTTATGAAGGCTTGGTAAGCGTGACATTCCAAGGTAAAGAAACCAAATTGCCGGCAGGCACAACTTTTTTGGTCATCAATAATGAGATACAAAGTGCCAATACTCCCGATACGGCCCAACCAAGTTGGCTAAACAACGAAAGCTCTTTTACAAGTATTCCCCTAAAATATGTTTTGGCAGAGTTCCAAAGACAGCACAATATTACCGTTGAAACAAAAAATGTCGATACCCAACAGCTATATACCGGTTCTTTCAGCAATACCGATAAAAATATAGCGTTACGGAGTATAAGTGTTCCTTCTCAAATAAAGTTTAAATTAGAGGGGAATAAAGTGCTGTTCTATGCTGAAAACGCACCTTAA
- a CDS encoding Brp/Blh family beta-carotene 15,15'-dioxygenase, giving the protein MKKRPTYFTQLNSLAIVGTFFSLWLAVFFDDDVENMLAYFLILTFGMLHGANDIKLIQYSRHTAQSTFPFLKVLASYILVVLFGLALFYFLPTLAFIFFLVVSGYHFGEQHWVSKLKPSSIWASLFFCSYGLFVLFLLFYQHVDTVSEVILKLTNVNTQSIHFYYMVLLTGISSLFLFVVLKIRKELSAHIIKELFFLAIFFVVFNTASLLWSFAIYFILWHSLPSIADQITFLYGKPNKHSIIKYLKSSLLYWILAALSSAMLLYIFRDDMELALSFFIAFLAAITFPHVFVISRLNKN; this is encoded by the coding sequence ATGAAAAAAAGGCCTACTTATTTTACTCAATTGAACAGTTTGGCGATTGTAGGGACCTTTTTTTCACTTTGGTTGGCGGTCTTTTTTGATGATGATGTAGAAAACATGCTGGCCTATTTTTTAATATTGACGTTTGGTATGCTGCACGGCGCCAATGACATAAAATTGATACAATATTCTCGACACACGGCACAAAGCACATTTCCGTTCCTCAAAGTATTGGCTAGTTATATATTGGTAGTGCTTTTTGGCTTGGCCTTATTCTACTTTTTGCCAACCCTTGCCTTTATTTTCTTTTTGGTGGTGAGCGGTTATCATTTTGGTGAGCAGCACTGGGTTTCAAAACTGAAACCAAGTTCTATATGGGCCAGTTTGTTTTTTTGCAGCTACGGTCTTTTTGTGCTCTTTTTATTGTTTTACCAACATGTTGATACGGTATCGGAGGTTATTCTCAAGCTTACAAATGTGAATACCCAATCGATTCATTTTTATTATATGGTATTGCTTACCGGTATTTCAAGTTTATTCCTGTTCGTTGTTTTAAAAATCAGAAAAGAACTGAGTGCTCACATCATTAAGGAGTTATTTTTTCTGGCTATATTCTTTGTGGTTTTTAATACAGCTTCTTTATTATGGTCTTTTGCGATTTATTTCATTCTATGGCATTCATTACCTTCAATAGCGGACCAGATTACTTTCTTATACGGTAAGCCCAATAAACACAGTATCATAAAATATTTGAAGTCATCACTATTATATTGGATACTCGCTGCGTTATCTTCGGCTATGCTATTGTATATTTTTAGGGACGATATGGAGTTGGCACTTTCTTTTTTTATCGCTTTTTTGGCAGCGATTACATTTCCCCACGTTTTTGTCATCAGTAGATTGAACAAAAATTAA